A region of Candidatus Methylomirabilis tolerans DNA encodes the following proteins:
- a CDS encoding phage holin family protein — MGFLIRLFLNALALLIVSTVIPGIAVRGVLPALSAAFFLGVVNAFVRPVLMILTLPLTIMTLGLFIPLLNAALLKLVSLMISGFEVHGFWSAVFGAILLSLISGILNLFINDRGRVEVMVHRQRIS, encoded by the coding sequence ATGGGATTTCTTATCCGACTCTTTCTCAACGCACTGGCCCTCTTAATCGTTTCGACCGTCATCCCTGGAATCGCGGTGCGGGGGGTCCTGCCTGCATTGTCTGCCGCCTTTTTTCTCGGGGTGGTAAACGCCTTCGTACGACCTGTACTCATGATCTTGACGCTTCCACTCACGATCATGACACTGGGGCTTTTCATCCCGTTGCTCAACGCAGCGCTCCTGAAACTCGTCTCGCTGATGATCTCGGGGTTCGAGGTGCACGGCTTCTGGTCGGCAGTGTTCGGAGCAATCCTGCTAAGCCTGATCAGCGGCATCCTTAATCTTTTCATTAACGACCGTGGCCGGGTGGAGGTGATGGTCCACCGCCAGAGAATCTCGTAA